One Primulina huaijiensis isolate GDHJ02 chromosome 5, ASM1229523v2, whole genome shotgun sequence DNA segment encodes these proteins:
- the LOC140976537 gene encoding uncharacterized protein isoform X1, which produces MRDDDALPISTPTSSSIVYSSSSGIPKQDHPPNSAGFFGRGRYKFWALAAILLLALWSMVTGTVTLRWSAGNLNHVADDYHFPSTDDLDVLDLEEREKMVNRMWDEYTNSQRIRLAGFWQEAFVAAYEDLTSEVPEVRQAAVSEIARMSALYIKLDPPPLESSISLKLRNLNRKEAEHTSAGSKS; this is translated from the exons ATGAGGGATGATGACGCCCTACCAATTTCTACGCCCACATCTTCATCGATCGTATATTCATCGTCCTCCGGGATTCCGAAGCAGGACCATCCGCCGAATTCCGCCGGCTTTTTCGGCCGTGGACGGTACAAGTTTTGGGCTCTAGCAGCGATATTGTTGCTCGCATTGTGGTCAATGGTCACCGGGACCGTGACTCTCCGATGGTCCGCTGGGAATCTCAACCATGTCGCCGATGACTACCATTTCCCTTCCACTGATGATCTCGACGTCCTT GATTTGGAGGAGAGGGAGAAAATGGTGAATCGCATGTGGGATGAGTACACCAACAGCCAACGGATCAGATTGGCTGGGTTTTGGCAAGAGGCCTTTGTGGCCGCTTACGAGGATTTGACCAGCGAGGTGCCTGAAGTTCGACAGGCTGCCGTCTCGGAGATCGCCAGGATGTCGGCGCTCTACATCAAGCTTGACCCTCCTCCTCTGGAATCTTCTATATCTTTG AAATTGCGAAATTTGAATCGAAAGGAAGCTGAGCACACATCTGCAGGAAGTAAATCATGA
- the LOC140976537 gene encoding uncharacterized protein isoform X2 translates to MRDDDALPISTPTSSSIVYSSSSGIPKQDHPPNSAGFFGRGRYKFWALAAILLLALWSMVTGTVTLRWSAGNLNHVADDYHFPSTDDLDVLDLEEREKMVNRMWDEYTNSQRIRLAGFWQEAFVAAYEDLTSEVPEVRQAAVSEIARMSALYIKLDPPPLESSISLMC, encoded by the exons ATGAGGGATGATGACGCCCTACCAATTTCTACGCCCACATCTTCATCGATCGTATATTCATCGTCCTCCGGGATTCCGAAGCAGGACCATCCGCCGAATTCCGCCGGCTTTTTCGGCCGTGGACGGTACAAGTTTTGGGCTCTAGCAGCGATATTGTTGCTCGCATTGTGGTCAATGGTCACCGGGACCGTGACTCTCCGATGGTCCGCTGGGAATCTCAACCATGTCGCCGATGACTACCATTTCCCTTCCACTGATGATCTCGACGTCCTT GATTTGGAGGAGAGGGAGAAAATGGTGAATCGCATGTGGGATGAGTACACCAACAGCCAACGGATCAGATTGGCTGGGTTTTGGCAAGAGGCCTTTGTGGCCGCTTACGAGGATTTGACCAGCGAGGTGCCTGAAGTTCGACAGGCTGCCGTCTCGGAGATCGCCAGGATGTCGGCGCTCTACATCAAGCTTGACCCTCCTCCTCTGGAATCTTCTATATCTTTG ATGTGTTAA